The Pedobacter frigiditerrae genomic sequence ATGTAGAATAATACAGCAAATGCGTAAATTTTTTGTTATTAACCAAATTGCTTGTCTTTCTTACCCGTACCGATTTTATCTCGGTAGCACCTGAAGAATCTTGGAATTTGGAACTTTGTCAACTTTTTTTAATTGGTAAGAAAGTTGACAAAGTAAATATGACAAGAATTAATTCTTAAAGAATAACGCTTCTGCTTTTAATTTTTTCTTTTGAATGTTCGATGAAATCATGATACTCAACTCATACAATAAGAATAAAGGCAAGGCAACAATCATCATGGTAAATGGATCTGCTGTTGGTGTAATAATAGCAGCAATTACCAAAATTAAAATAGCTGCATATCTTCTATTTTTTCGCATGAACTGCGGCGTCATTACTCCAAGTTTCGAAAGAATAAAAATAACAACAGGTAGTTGAAAGATGATCCCAGTTCCTAATGTTAAGGTTAATACTGTTGAGAGATAAGAATCAATAGTAAATGTATTTTCAATTCCAGGATCTACCGTAAAATTAATCAAGAAGTTGATAGACCAAGGCGCTATAAAATAGTAACCAAACAAAACACCTAATAAAAATAATACCGATGCAAAGAATACAAATCCTTGAGATGATTTTCTTTCTGTCTCTAGCAAGGCAGGTTTAATAAAAAGCCATACCTCAAATAAAAGGTAAGGTATTCCTAAAATCAGGCCAGCCATGATACAAGATGTCATTTGCAAGGTAAACTGACCCGACATTTCTGTATTAATAATCTTCGCGTCTATTTTTGTAATGCAGAAATCTTGAGCTAAGGATGGAATCATTGCTGCAATCTTACAACCCATTCTATAAGTCCAAAACGTAGGGTCTTTTGGACCCATGATAATCTTGCTCCAAATAAAATCTGAAAAATAAAAAGCAACACAGGTAAATAAGGTTACGACGGCTAAGCCTCTTAATAAATGCTTCCTTAAAACGTCGATATGGTCGAAAAACGACATTTCAGCCTCTAAACTTTTTCCTTTATTTTTTATAGAATCGATTAGATCCTTTGCTTTATTATCGCTCATTGAAATTATTTGTTAAACAAAAATACCATTCTGTTTGATATAGAATGGTATTTACGGTTAATATCTTAAAAAAGATTATTTTTTGCTGATAAATAAGATAGTCTGGTCAAATATTACTTATTTCTTTTATCTAATCTTAAGAAATATTTAATTAATCTAAAGGATAAGTAAGCTAATCCAACGATTAAAATAAAGATTAATGTCTGAAAAATGATTAGGCTGTATTCAGGAATAAGTAAGTCCATATTTATGCTGAAAATTCGAAAGTCTCCATGAACTTGGTAGTAAAGTTACCAGCTCTAAAGTTCGGATCTTTCATCAATTGTAAATGAAAAGGAATCGTTGTTTTAACTCCTTCAATAACAAATTCACTTAAAGCACGCTCCATGGTACAAATTGCTTCTTCACGTGTTTGTGCCACACAAATCAGCTTTGCTATCATCGAATCGTAATTAGATGGAATTTGATAACCTGCATAAACATGTGTATCAACTCTTACCCCATGACCACCTGGAGAATGGAAATTTGTAATTCTTCCTGGAGATGGTCTAAAGTTGTTGGCAGGATCTTCTGCATTGATACGGCATTCAATTGCATGCATATTTGGCACATAATTATTTCCAGAGATTGGAATACCTGCAGCAACCTTAATTTGTTCCTTAATTAAATCGAAGTTAATTACCTCTTCAGTAACTGGGTGTTCTACTTGAATACGAGTATTCATCTCCATAAAGTAGAAATTACGATGTTTATCTACCAAAAACTCTACAGTTCCAGCACCTTCGTAACTAACAGCTAAAGCACCTTTGATAGCAGCTTCACCCATTTTTTCACGTAATTCAGGTGTCATGAATGGAGATGGAGCTTCTTCAACCAATTTTTGGTGACGACGTTGGATAGAGCAATCTCTTTCTGATAAGTGACAAGCTTTTCCATATTGATCCCCAATGATTTGGATTTCAATGTGACGTGGATCTTCGATATATTTTTCTAAATAAAGACCATCATTACCAAAAGCAGCGCCAGATTCTTGACGAGCACTGTCCCAAGCATTTTCAAACTCTTCATCTTTCCAAACAATTCTCATTCCGCGACCACCACCACCGGCAGTAGCTTTTAGAATAACAGGATAACCCATTCCGTTGGCAATTTTAATGCCTTCTTTAACGCTTTCTAACAAACCTTCAGAACCTGGAATAGTTGGTACGCCAGCAATTTTCATTGTTTCTTTAGCAGAAGCTTTATCGCCCATACCATTGATTTGCTCTGGTGTAGCACCAATGAATTTAATTCCGTAATCACGACAAACAGAAGAAAATTTAGCATTTTCTGAAAGGAAACCATAACCAGGATGAATAGCATCGGCATTGGTTAATTCAGCTGCTGAAATGATATTTGGAATACTTAAATAAGAATCTTTACTAGGGGGCGGACCTATACAAACAGCCTCATCGGCAAAACGAACATGTAAACTCTCTCTATCTGCAGTAGAGTAAACAGCAACCGTTTTTATGCCCATTTCTTTACAGGTACGTATAATTCGCAAAGCGATTTCGCCCCTGTTGGCAATTAATATTTTTTTAAACATAATTTTTTTTAATTAGCTGATGAGCTAATGAATTAAATAGGTTCTACTAAGAATAATGGTTGATCGTATTCTACTGGAGATGCATTTTCTACCAATACTTTTACAATACGACCTGAAACTTCACTTTCAATCTCATTGAATAATTTCATTGCCTCAATGATACAAACAACTTTACCTACGCCAATCTCATCGCCAACATTTGCAAATGATGGTTTATCTGGACTAGAAGAACGATAGAAAGTACCAATCATTGGAGATTTTACCGTAATATATTTTGAAGTATCTTCAACTTCTGGAGCACTTGGTGCTTTAGTTTCAACTGCAACTGTTGGTGCTGCTGCCGGAGCAACTGGCTGTGGAGCCGCTGCTGCTGGTAAAGCTGCATTTACATAAACTGGTGCTTGGTTAGTTTTAATTGTAATCTTGAAGTTTTCTTGCTCAATAGCAACTTCATTTACTCCTGACCGAGAAACAAATTTAATGAGTTCCTGAATTTGTTTGATATCCATTCTTTTGTTGTTATGTTAAAAAATTGGTGTCTTAATGAATTAACTAAGTTATAGTTTTTTTGTTTTATTTTAGAAAGAAATTGGTTGATAGTCTATAGTTGATGGACGATAGCTTAAGCGTCCAAACCATTAACTATTAACCATTGACCATTTGCATTAGATTTATTCGCCGTAAGCCCACTTCAAGTATACAGAACCCCAAGTAAAACCTCCGCCAAATGCGGCTAAAACTAAATTATCGCCTTTTTTAAGTTTACTTTCCCATTCCCATAAACAAAGAGGGATAGTTCCGTTTGTAGTATTACCGTAACGCTCAATGTTAATCATAACTTTATCGGTATTTACACCCATTCTTGAAGCAGTAGCGTCAATAATTCTTTTGTTAGCTTGATGAGGAACCAACCATGCCACATCATCAGCAGTTAAGCTATTGCGTTCCATGATTTCTGCAGCTACATCTGCCATATTTGTTACAGCAAATTTGAATACGGTTGGACCTTCTTGATGTGCAAAATGTTCGTTAGCATCAATACTTTCGTGAGTTGCTGGCTTAACAGAACCCCCAGCTTTCATACCTAAGAAATCTCTTCCAGAGCCATCAGATCTCAAGATAGAATCTTGAACACCTAATCCTTCTTCATTTGGTTCTAATAAAACGCAACCACAACCATCACCAAAAATGATACAAGTGGTACGGTCTTTATAATTAATGATAGACGACATTTTATCGCCACCAACTACTAATACTTTTTTATGTTTTCCCGATTCTATAAATGAGGCTCCTGTAGATAAGCCGAATAGAAAGCCAGAACAAGCTGCTTGTAAATCGTAACCCCAAGCATTTTTTGCCCCAATTTTATCAGCTAATACATTAGCGGTTGCCGGGAAGGTAAAATCTGGAGTAGTGGTGCAGAAAATGATTAATTCAATTTCTGATGCATCGATTCCTCTCTTTTTAAGCAGACCATTTACAGCATGCACAGCCATATCTGAGGTGCCTAAACCTTCACCCTTTAATATTCTTCGCTCCTTAATACCCGTTCTAGATGTTATCCATTCATCAGATGTATCTACAAAGGTTTCCATTTCCTTGTTCGTTAAGATATAGTCTGGGACATAACCATGAACAGCGGTAATGGCAGCGTGAATTTTATTCATTTTTATCTATGTTAAATTATTGGAATGCGGCTTGTATTTTTC encodes the following:
- the accB gene encoding acetyl-CoA carboxylase biotin carboxyl carrier protein, yielding MDIKQIQELIKFVSRSGVNEVAIEQENFKITIKTNQAPVYVNAALPAAAAPQPVAPAAAPTVAVETKAPSAPEVEDTSKYITVKSPMIGTFYRSSSPDKPSFANVGDEIGVGKVVCIIEAMKLFNEIESEVSGRIVKVLVENASPVEYDQPLFLVEPI
- the accC gene encoding acetyl-CoA carboxylase biotin carboxylase subunit yields the protein MFKKILIANRGEIALRIIRTCKEMGIKTVAVYSTADRESLHVRFADEAVCIGPPPSKDSYLSIPNIISAAELTNADAIHPGYGFLSENAKFSSVCRDYGIKFIGATPEQINGMGDKASAKETMKIAGVPTIPGSEGLLESVKEGIKIANGMGYPVILKATAGGGGRGMRIVWKDEEFENAWDSARQESGAAFGNDGLYLEKYIEDPRHIEIQIIGDQYGKACHLSERDCSIQRRHQKLVEEAPSPFMTPELREKMGEAAIKGALAVSYEGAGTVEFLVDKHRNFYFMEMNTRIQVEHPVTEEVINFDLIKEQIKVAAGIPISGNNYVPNMHAIECRINAEDPANNFRPSPGRITNFHSPGGHGVRVDTHVYAGYQIPSNYDSMIAKLICVAQTREEAICTMERALSEFVIEGVKTTIPFHLQLMKDPNFRAGNFTTKFMETFEFSA
- the tatC gene encoding twin-arginine translocase subunit TatC yields the protein MSDNKAKDLIDSIKNKGKSLEAEMSFFDHIDVLRKHLLRGLAVVTLFTCVAFYFSDFIWSKIIMGPKDPTFWTYRMGCKIAAMIPSLAQDFCITKIDAKIINTEMSGQFTLQMTSCIMAGLILGIPYLLFEVWLFIKPALLETERKSSQGFVFFASVLFLLGVLFGYYFIAPWSINFLINFTVDPGIENTFTIDSYLSTVLTLTLGTGIIFQLPVVIFILSKLGVMTPQFMRKNRRYAAILILVIAAIITPTADPFTMMIVALPLFLLYELSIMISSNIQKKKLKAEALFFKN
- a CDS encoding beta-ketoacyl-ACP synthase III, which gives rise to MNKIHAAITAVHGYVPDYILTNKEMETFVDTSDEWITSRTGIKERRILKGEGLGTSDMAVHAVNGLLKKRGIDASEIELIIFCTTTPDFTFPATANVLADKIGAKNAWGYDLQAACSGFLFGLSTGASFIESGKHKKVLVVGGDKMSSIINYKDRTTCIIFGDGCGCVLLEPNEEGLGVQDSILRSDGSGRDFLGMKAGGSVKPATHESIDANEHFAHQEGPTVFKFAVTNMADVAAEIMERNSLTADDVAWLVPHQANKRIIDATASRMGVNTDKVMINIERYGNTTNGTIPLCLWEWESKLKKGDNLVLAAFGGGFTWGSVYLKWAYGE